A region from the Vicia villosa cultivar HV-30 ecotype Madison, WI unplaced genomic scaffold, Vvil1.0 ctg.003254F_1_1, whole genome shotgun sequence genome encodes:
- the LOC131640647 gene encoding extensin-like, giving the protein MPPRLDKGKGVADDSGKKKHQRPRLVVCQSPQLATCPPPQSQVNRMSMASTQGFLPLLSSQYPYDSPSFITPPPPGYPSFQQTQMPPSFQQTQMPPSFQETQMPPSFQQTHVPPSFQQTHVPPSFWQTGGSSFPPPTQTGPSSFQQTGGSSFPPPTQTGPSSFQQTGGSSFPPPTQTGPTPHPPHVPPQDDDQAEDETAEDETADDQLDGSDLRGDDDPSQIHIIDGRFFIRPEGSSFTPSRTAAKVISYIIQQNY; this is encoded by the exons atgccacccCGACTTGATAAAGGTAAGGGTGTAGCTGATGATAGTGGTAAGAAGAAGCACCAACGCCCACGATTAGTAGTATGTCAGTCACCTCAGTTGGCCACGTGTCCTCCCCCGCAGAGTCAGGTTAATCGTATGTCCATGGCCAGTACTCAGGGTTTTCTGCCACTACTCTCCTCTCAGTATCCATATGACAGTCCGTCTTTTATTACCCCACCACCACCTGGTtacccatccttccagcagacacagatgcccccatccttccagcagacacagatgcccccatccttccaggagacacagatgcccccatccttccagcagacacatgtgcccccatccttccagcagacacatgtGCCCCCATCCTTCTGGCAGACcggaggatctagttttccacctcccacacagactggtccctcatctttccagcagactggaggatctagttttccacctcccacacagactggtccctcatctttccagcagactggaggatctagttttccacctcccacacagactGGTCCCACCCCACATCCCCCACATGTGCCCCCACAGGATGATGATCAGGCGGAGGATGAGACTGCGGAGGATGAGACTGCGGATGATCAGTTGGATGGGAGTGATCTTCGAGGGGATGATGATCCGAGTCAGATTCATATCATTGATGGGAGATTTTTTATTAGGCCCGAAGGAAGCtc attcacgccgagtcggactgctgccaaagttataagttatataattcagcagaattATTAA